The Populus nigra chromosome 14, ddPopNigr1.1, whole genome shotgun sequence genome has a segment encoding these proteins:
- the LOC133672629 gene encoding AAA-ATPase At5g17760-like, with translation MYLSFNFVCSLRFLCSKFATMFSSKELTSPSSLLAAYASMAGSIMMAQSMANQFGHLIPQQIRDYLLSTLRYFFKSPSPTLTLVIEESTGISRNQVFDASETYLSAKVSPTTKRLKISKTPKEKNLTITLEKGEKVVDHYEGIELLWRLVFVKPEKKDPSDPFPVVAEKRWFELSFHKNHKEKILESYMPYIIEKAKEAKEKVRVLKMHTLQSSRVYGEIKWESVNLEHPATFETLAMEPDLKNIVIEDLNRFVRRKEFYKRVGRAWKRGYLLYGPPGTGKSSLVAAMANYLRFDVYDLQLANIMRDSDLRKLLLATGNRSILVIEDIDCSVDLPDRRQVRGDGDVRKQHDVQLTLSGLLNFIDGLWSSCGDERIIIFTTNHKDRLDPALLRPGRMDMHIHMSYCTPHGFRVLASNYLGVNGYHRLFGEIEDLIENTEVTPAQVAEELMTSEDSDAALEGLVKLLKRKKLEGDELFDEGLHEGEIQKAKKQKVENKRRGSVRIKSRRKTIKRRSY, from the exons ATGTATCTCTCATTTAACTTCGTGTGTTCACTCCGCTTTCTCTGTTCCAAGTTTGCAACCATGTTTTCTAGCAAAGAACTTACTTCTCCGTCATCATTGTTGGCTGCCTACGCCTCCATGGCTGGTTCAATAATGATGGCTCAATCCATGGCCAATCAATTTGGCCATTTAATACCCCAACAAATCAGAGATTACCTTTTATCAACTCTTCGTTACTTCTTTAAGTCTCCATCTCCTACTCTTACCTTAGTCATTGAGGAGTCCACAGGAATTTCTCGAAACCAAGTCTTTGATGCTTCAGAGACTTACTTAAGTGCTAAGGTTAGTCCCACAACAAAAAGGCTCAAAATTAGCAAAACCCCAAAAGAGAAGAATTTAACAATCACTCTTGAAAAGGGTGAGAAAGTCGTTGATCATTATGAAGGGATTGAGCTTCTGTGGAGATTGGTATTTGTAAAACCTGAAAAGAAAGACCCCAGCGATCCCTTTCCTGTCGTAGCCGAGAAACGATGGTTCGAGTTAAGTTTCCACAAGAATCATAAGGAGAAAATATTAGAATCTTACATGCCTTATATTATTGAAAAGGCAAAAGAAGCAAAAGAGAAGGTGAGGGTTTTGAAGATGCACACACTTCAAAGTTCACGTGTCTATGGAGAAATCAAGTGGGAGTCTGTAAATCTTGAACATCCAGCAACATTTGAGACTTTGGCTATGGAGCCAGACCTGAAAAATATTGTCATAGAGGATTTGAATAGATTTGTTAGGAGGAAAGAGTTTTATAAGAGAGTTGGGAGGGCTTGGAAACGTGGATACTTGTTGTATGGGCCACCAGGGACTGGCAAATCAAGCTTGGTTGCTGCCATGGCTAATTACTTGAGGTTTGATGTGTATGATTTGCAGCTTGCAAATATAATGCGGGATTCTGATCTGAGAAAATTGTTGCTGGCAACTGGGAATAGATCAATACTTGTGATTGAAGATATTGATTGTAGCGTGGATTTGCCTGATCGAAGACAGGTTCGTGGAGATGGAGATGTTCGAAAACAACATGATGTGCAG TTGACACTGTCTGGCTTACTGAACTTCATTGATGGATTATGGTCAAGTTGTGGGGATGAAAGAATCATCATATTTACAACCAACCATAAAGACAGGCTAGACCCTGCTCTGTTGCGTCCGGGACGCATGGACATGCACATTCACATGTCCTACTGCACGCCTCATGGGTTTAGGGTGCTGGCCTCCAATTACTTGGGCGTTAATGGTTATCATAGACTGTTTGGAGAAATTGAAGACCTGATAGAAAATACAGAGGTCACTCCTGCGCAAGTGGCAGAGGAGCTAATGACAAGTGAGGATTCTGATGCTGCACTTGAAGGGCTTGTGAAGCTActgaagagaaagaaattggAAGGCGATGAACTTTTTGATGAAGGTTTACACGAGGGTGAAatacaaaaagcaaaaaagcaGAAAGTTGAGAACAAGCGTAGAGGATCTGTTAGAATTAAAAGCAGAAGGAAAACCATCAAGAGAAGAAGCTATTAA
- the LOC133672778 gene encoding AAA-ATPase At3g50940-like, producing MDVSSSTETKLATAKIVLSTAASVAATAMLARSIAQDFMPHEFQAYFFYKIRNFFGRFSSQLTMVVDEFDGYTYNEIYGAAETYLGSKISPSTQRLKVSKPEKENEFTVKMDRNEEIVDIFQDVKFKWALVCTHVDSKDHYNSFNHTATLRSEVRSFEVSFPKEHKEMVLESYFPYIVKVAKSMVQEKKTLKIFTVDYEHMYGNLADAWKPVNLDHPATFDTLALDTKDKDKILEDLERFVKRRDYYRKVGKAWKRGYLLYGPPGTGKSSLIAAMANYLNFDIYDLELTEVRCNSDLRKVLIATANRSILVVEDIDCTIELQDRIAEERATPGLGYPPQKQVTLSGLLNFIDGLWSSCGDERIIVFTTNHIDKLDPALLRPGRMDVHVHMSYCTPCGFKFLAASYLGIKDHVLFEEIEELIKTAEVTPAEVAEQLMRSDDLETVLKELIEFLVAKKKEKEEKAKAKMNEKESRVDKEEENVEKIDKEEEN from the exons atgGACGTCTCTTCATCGACTGAAACCAAACTAGCCACCGCAAAGATAGTTCTATCCACCGCAGCCTCTGTCGCGGCTACGGCGATGCTAGCTAGATCTATAGCTCAAGACTTCATGCCCCATGAATTCCAAGCCTACTTTTTCTATAAGATCCGCAATTTCTTCGGCCGTTTCTCATCCCAACTCACTATGGTTGTTGATGAATTCGATGGATACACCTACAACGAAATATACGGGGCAGCAGAGACTTATTTGGGAAGCAAGATCTCTCCATCAACACAGAGACTCAAAGTAAGCAAACCGGAGAAAGAAAACGAGTTCACTGTCAAAATGGACCGCAATGAAGAAATCGTCGATATCTTTCAAGATGTTAAATTCAAGTGGGCTCTTGTTTGTACCCATGTTGATTCTAAAGACCACTACAACTCTTTTAATCATACCGCTACACTAAGATCAGAAGTGCGGTCTTTCGAAGTCAGTTTCCCTAAGGAACACAAAGAAATGGTTCTTGAATCTTATTTTCCTTACATTGTCAAAGTAGCAAAATCCATGGTGCAGGAGAAGAAGACATTGAAGATTTTCACAGTTGACTACGAGCACATGTATGGAAATTTAGCTGATGCATGGAAACCAGTGAATCTTGATCATCCTGCAACATTTGATACTCTTGCTCTGGACacaaaagataaagataaaatccTGGAAGATCTTGAAAGGTTTGTTAAGAGGAGAGATTATTACAGGAAGGTTGGTAAGGCTTGGAAAAGAGGGTATTTGTTGTATGGACCACCAGGGACTGGTAAATCTAGCTTGATTGCTGCAATGGCGAATTATCTGAATTTTGATATCTATGACTTGGAGTTGACTGAGGTCAGGTGCAACTCCGACCTCAGGAAAGTGCTTATTGCTACTGCAAATCGGTCAATATTGGTGGTGGAGGATATAGATTGCACCATTGAATTGCAGGATCGAATCGCTGAAGAAAGGGCTACGCCAGGTCTTGGTTATCCTCCACAAAAACAG GTGACGTTGTCAGGATTGCTAAATTTTATCGATGGATTATGGTCTAGCTGTGGCGACGAGCGAATTATAGTGTTCACCACAAATCACATAGATAAGCTAGACCCAGCATTGCTGCGTCCAGGACGCATGGATGTTCATGTTCACATGTCGTATTGCACTCCTTGTGGATTTAAGTTTCTTGCTGCTAGTTATCTTGGAATTAAAGatcatgttttatttgaagagaTCGAGGAGCTGATTAAAACAGCAGAAGTGACCCCAGCAGAAGTGGCAGAACAGCTTATGAGGAGTGATGACCTTGAGACCGTGCTCAAAGAGCTAATTGAATTTCTCGTGgctaaaaagaaggaaaaagaggaaaaagcCAAGGCTAAAATGAATGAGAAAGAATCAAGAGTTGATAAAGAGGAGGAGAATgtggaaaaaattgataaagaggAAGAAAATTGA